GCTCTGACCTCAGTAATTACCCCAGTGTCATTGACAATACCATTGAAGAGAGGCCATTTTCCATGTGGCTTCCCATTAGAGCAGTCATAAAGTGCCTTAGAACTAACAAAAAAATTTAGAGTATCATAGTTCTCTCCATTTAACTCTTTAGCCTTTTTTGTGTGAAGCGCCTATTCGATAAGAAAACAAAGGTACAGAAATGTTCATAAATTTCAGAGTATCATAGTTCTCTCCATTTAAAGTAAACGATCTAACACATGTTTGTTATTGGATTCATATAGAAAAACTAAGACCAGATGCCATCCACATATTAATAACTATCTGTTCATTCTTTGTGTCGACGAATGGGCACGGGCACATACCAGACATTTAGTAGCTTCTGGTGTGTTGAGAATTAGAGGTTTACTCTTGTCAGTTCCTCTATGTGTATGCACCCAAGCCTGAATTTGGTTAACTTCTTCGCCGGTTTTCTCAAACTGCATTGCACAAGATTCAATACATATCAGATATATATGATTGTTCATATGATAAATTGATAGTAGGAAAACTAATTAAGTTTAGTTGATAAACATTTTTTGACTTATAGTAGCCATGGAGTTGGAACCACCTTTGTGAGGCTTGAACTTTGACCTAACACGATTTTCACGATGTCTCTTAGATTTTGCAATCCACTCTTCACTGCACCACTCGTCAACTAAAATAACCCAAGCTTCTTCTTGTAACCAACCTTGCCTTTGTACCAAATACTCATCTCTATCCAAATAGTATTGCCCAGCAAGCTTATCATTCAAGTTACTATTCTCAATTTTTAAAAAATGCTCAATTATTGCTTGGATTCTAGCATAATAAAAGATACTTGGGAGTGTCTTGCAACATCTTCTAACATGTTGCTTTGCCTTCTATGAGTATGCATCTTCATACTTCTACCTTAGCTGCAAACATAATGTATAGATGGTTTATTACAAGAGAGGAAATCATTTGGCCAACAAAAAAGAGCAATTTAAATAGTTTATACCCAAAAGGCATCTTCAATTTTATCTGCAACAGAATCACCATTTGTGTCCTTTACTGCATGATAATGCTCCCACTCTGTTGCAAGCACCTTCACACCATCATAATCCACGACACCCGGATGATTACGTTTCAAAAGGCATGTCAATACACTGGATTGTCGTCTGCCCTTTCGAACAATAGGAATGTCTTTCCAATGCCTAGAAGGAAGTTGTAAATGCAATAAATATTAGCAAAAGAAAACATATTATAGAACATGAAACTATGTATACTAATTAATGAGACTTACGTCCTTCCAATAGGTTGAATGATTGGACGGTCTTCATTATTCAGGATAGCAGGTGGAAGATCTGAAACTCCTCTTATGTACCCATCATAAGTGCCATCAGCAGCAGTTGTCTTCCGAGTAGAAGGTGCTGGTTGGATGGCTCCAGCGGTGCGAGATGTTCTTCTTCCAAGTTTCATCCTGTAATTTACAATTCTTGAAACAAATAAGAAGAGAAATGTCAAAGAACAGTTTACGATCGACAGAAGCCCATGAGAAACATAACAATAGCAAATAGATAAGTGTTTGTTGCTAAGTCCTTCAACCACCCAAATTACAAACAACATTAATAAATAGAAAATAGGCTAGAAAGCCTAGAAATCCTCATCATCTTCAATTTCCTCAATGATCACTCCATCATAATATTCATCCTCGATAACTTGCTCTTGAATCCTTTTACCACCCAAATTATATATGTCGGTTGCTAATATCAGACAATTCGGTTGGATCAACCACCTCATCTGAACCAGTTACTATTATGTTGTCAAGCTGTGATCCTAGTTGTACAGTAAAATCAATGGCATCTAAATTATTCTACTGGAAGACATCAACATTTGTGGGTGTTGCTATTCTGTAATCATCATCTGTGGGAGTGTCCAGACTTCCTAGAGGTGGTACCTTCTAGGCAACTTGCCAAACAACAAGACTCGCAACAGAAGTGCAAGCATAGGGAACATAATAGACTAGGCTTAGTTGGCTGGCAATAGCAAAAGGCTCATTGGCTGGATTGGTTGAGGCGGGTGCTACTTCAACTAAGCCAAATCTATTCAAATGTCTCACTCCTTTAGTTGGATGGAACCAATGACAATCAAACATCACAAGACTGAAGTCCTCATCGCCATCAAATTTAAGTTCTATAATATCCTTTATAACATCATAGTATTCAAGCTCCCTGTTGGTTGCATCATCAACTCCAAGAGCTAGAACGCCAGTATTTCTAGATGAAAGGTCCCCTTCTCTATGGTTTTCATATTTCTCCGATCGAAATCTGAACCCATTAATTTCATACATGTCATATGATTTCACTCTCATGCCACAACCTCTTGAAAGATTGCGTAATTCGGTATTAATAGATGCTTCCTTGATGCACTGCAAGAAGACCAGAAAATCAGTTATTCGGTGTTGTAAACTATAGTGTGTTTTATTTTCTAGTGTGTAGATGCTTTACCAATGTTTTGAACCAATCCAACAAGTTTGGTTTTCCTGAACCAGCACCATCCCGCCTAAGTTTATCTAGTTGTTTTGTAGTTGGTGGTCGAGGACGCCTCCATTGGTCAAGTTCAAATTGTCTACATTTTTGTGTAAGCCATCAGTACCAAATCTTATTTATTGTACATGGTTGTACTATAAATTCTAATTAGGAGGACTTACTTCATAATATCATCCATTTCGGGCATGTTTGTTAAGATAAAAATCATGGTTGTCTTGTACTCTTCATGTGATAACATCCTAGGCTCCCGTCTGCCAATCTTCCATCCCTTGACTTCAAACAAACTAAGAGCACTTGTGCTAGAAGTGCTATGTTGTGCATAATGTTGGGGGCGATTTCTTGAGGTAGGCACATCATCAGGAAGGTACAAAGAAGCGAAGTTTGACATCCTCAACAAGAAATGCCTCAACAATTAAAGCCTCCACACGTGCCTTATTACGAACTTTTTCACTAAGGTTTTTATTAACCTACATTGCCATGTAACAAATTAATGTCTAAATAGGAAATCCTACAACCATATGGACAGAATGCATGAACAGCAGAACATACCTTTCATAAGTATACATCCAACGATACTTAACAGGTCCTCCAACTTTTGCTTGATAAGGAAGGTGTATCATTAGATGCTCCATTGAATCAAAGAACCCCGGTGGGAAAATTTTCTCCAATTTATAAATTAGGACAAGAATATTTTCCTCCAATTTTTTCATTTGTTTAGGATCTATTTCTTTTGCGCAAAGCAGTCCAAAGAAATAGCTTAGCTGAGCTAAAGACTCCCACACATCATTATCCACATATCTCGGCAGCATGACAGGCAACAGCCGCTCCATTAAAATATGGTAGTCACGACTTTTGAGCCCATATATCTTAAGTTGCTCTAACTTAACACCTCGCTTCATGTTGGCCACATATCCATCTGGAAATTTGAGCTGAAGAAACCACATCAGGACCTCTCTTATCTGGTTTCTTGTCAAGCAAAATGGTGTTCTAGGCTTTTCCCACTTACCATTGGGATTTTCTTGAAGGTCAAAATCAGGTCTACTACACAATACAGCTTGGTCAAGGCGGGCTTTGGCATTGTCTTTTGTCTTGCCAGGAATGTCAAGGATAGTATTGAATATTGCTTCCGCAATACTTTTTTTAGTGTGCGTGACATATATATTATGAGGGAGCAAAAGCTTTGGGAAGTATGGCAACTCCCAATACTTAGGAATATGTGTCCAATGGTGTGTTGCTCCATACCCTCAAAATTATTATCCTTAACATCATTCATATAAGTAAAAACTTCATCCCCTGTTAACCTGCTTCGAGCAATATGCTTGACTACCGTATCTGTTAAAAATGATTGACTTTCTGTCCTAAATATATGGTCGGCCGGCAGAACTCCTGTGACtatcaaaccaactccatttgtGCCCATTATCTAGCCAAACTGTTTGTGTATCAAGCCCACACTCGTAATAAGCCAACTCCCCATGGGTAGACCATCCAGCAACAATTTCAAATGTAGAACGGTCGTGGACAGCTGTATGCAAGGCTACCCTCATATTGAAATTTTGCTTAAGGAAACTATCATAAGTTGGTAACCCCTACCACACCTTGTTTAGCTCGTCATATAAAGGCTCCATGTACACATTGAATTTCTTGCCGAGACCCTTTGGTCCAGGGATCACCATGCTAAGAAAAATATTTTGGGTTTTCAAGCAAAGCGCAGGTGGCAGATTCAAACGAGCAAGAAACACGGGCCAACACGAGCATTGTGTTAACCCAAAATTGAAAGTGTTGAAGCCATCAGAAGACATGACCAGCTTGCCATTGCGTGGATCATTTGCAAACCCATCCTCATTGAAAGATTTCCATGCTCCACTATCACCTGGGTGCACCATCATTGCTGGATTTTCTCGGATGCCTTCTGTGTGCCATCTCATCTTCTTAGGAAATTTAGGCTCCATGAACATCCTTTGCAATCTTGGTAGAAAAGGGAGGTACTGTAGAACCTTCCATGGGATGGGCTTACGCTTCTTATTTGGGAAATCATTGTTAACTACCTTATACCTTGGTTCACCACAAAAATCACACGCCACTTTGTTCTCTCTATCTTTATAGTATAACATGCAATGGTTAACACATACATCTATTTTCATGAGTGGCATTTTCAAACCAGCTAAGATACACTTGCACCCATACAAGCTTGACGGCATTTTGTTGCCTTGCGGAAGTGTATCTTGCCAAAGTTTCAGTAAACTATTTATGCAGCCTCCTGATAGAGTGTATTGTGACTTAATGCCCATCAAGCGTGTAACAGTAGCAAAGCGCGAGGTTTGGGTGAACTCATGTAGTGGGTCTCTAAGAGCTGACAACATGGCATAAAAAGCTTTGGCATCTGGTGTTGGCTCCTCATCTCAATTATCAACATGCATTGAATCCCCAATGTCACACAACATGTGCTCTAAGCAATCAATGTTGACAGACTCCACTCTATCTACATGAATATGATGGTCCCCATGTGCAGTCCATCTAAAGTAACCCGGCATGAACCCCGAATGACAAAGGTGAGAGGTCATTAATTGTTTTGTTCTTCTACTACCATTGCAACATTTTGAGCAAGGACAGGAAACTCGAAACTTGGCACTACGAACACCCTCGAAAACATGGTTCACAAAAGCATTTGTATTACGTATCCACTCATCAGAATGCCTTCCATTATCCTTCCACCCACTATACATCCAACTAGGTTGATCCTCCAAAGACATGGTTTGATTTTCTACTTAAGTCTGGAATAAAAATGAAATGCTATGTGTATTAGTAACATCCAATAGACAATGAATGCATCATACACACTAAAAAATAAAATCACTCACCACCCAACAAAATATAATTCGACCTCCACACATAATACAAGTGAACAACACATTACTAAACATTTGTTTCATGCAAAGAAGAGATCATAATCCCTACTTGATTTCAGCTTTATCGATCCCTTTCTTCTTCGTTGCTTCAACACGAAGAATAGGGGAATTTTTCTTCAACCGGTCAGCGCCCAACACTCGTCAGTTCCGAAAATATGTACACAACAATGAACAATGTTGGATTGCTTCAGTTACAACTATCATTCTTATGCATAAGGTTACATCTTTCATTCATGTGCATAACTATTGCAAACTTGAGTGCACAGTGAGCAAGAGCAAGCATGGCTTAGCACCATCATAGCCTTTAAGGGAAAACACAGTTTACACCAGACAACTACTGTCATGGACAGACACTAGGTGATTTTTTCATACTTACATAACCAAATATGCTAGATAGTGAAGAAATTGCCACTTCCCAGGCATGGACAACATTCTTAAGATCACAATGCGAACGACGTTAATAAGATGTTACTAATAGAGAGTGATTTCCTTGAAAACTAGCAGAGAGTAAGCGATGTACGGACTAGAGAGGGAACCTGTTAGAGAGATGCGGGGGGTACAATGGCGGGTCTTGATGGTCAGCTAGCAGGCGCGGCAAGGTCACCACGGACGAGGCGGCGCCGTCACTTAGGCCCATGTGGCCTTGGTCTCCATGGCCGTCACGGTCATCTTTCCACCAGAAGCGGAGGTGGAGAGTACAACGGGGTGGGGGTCACGACGGAGAGCACAACAGGGCGGGAATACGGCGGGGTGGCGGCGAGATCGACGGAGCAGCGGGGACACGATGGGGCGGGACGGCAGTGAGGAACGGCGGGGTAGGGCGGATGGCGGTGGGGAACGGCGGGGAAGGGCGAATGGCGGGGAAGGGCGGACGGTGGTGTGGAACGGCGGGGAAGGGTGGACGACGGTGGGGAAAGGTGGTGCGGGTCTGGGGGCATCAGGACTCTGCTGGCGGCGGAGAGTTTCTGGAGAGAACAAGGTGAGAGAAGTGGAtctggaggggagggagggcggGGGCGCAACGCTTCGGTGGAGGGAAGACGAGACCTGACTCGGTCGAAATTTTTTCCTTCTACGCGCCACTCGTCGGTCGTCGTCGCTGTGTTATTTCTCACCGAGCAGTGGGCCAGCGCACACCACAAATGGTAAATGGCGCGAACCATCGAAATATGTGGCGCGCCCTCGGCCCAGAACGAACGAGATGCTATCTACGTGTCCAGAGTGGGGCTTCACATGGTGTTATTTTATGGTTTGTCAGCATTTGCATAGTCCCGGCCCTAGGGAAAGTATATTATCAATTTCTTTTGGCTTGAAATCCATCTTTACCTAGAGGGTACTGTTCATTACTTTCCTTTCCCTTGAGGAGGACAATTAGCTCTAGGTGAAGAACTTGACCGTAGGTAAAATCGTAGTTTCTAGTAGTGATTATGGGGTGGAGGGAGTATCAGATAAGAACAACTCAGTATGAAACGCGACAATTAGTTTAGTTTGCCTGCCAGTGTCTCTCTGGTAGACGTTCCGCAAAGTTGTACCGGAAGCTATCTTAACTAGAAGCTCATGTATTTTAACAGAAGAAACCAATGACATGTTATAATCATCAGTAATCAATGTTATTTCAGTGCCACGTGTTGGGAACTTGTTACCGAACCTAACTTGCTACACATTTACAAATGGTGCACTTTATACTCTGGAAGATTCTATACATATACTTATTTAATAATGCACTAGAACTGTTATTGAGATAATACTTAGATGATGAACTTTAGAGATATTAAAATATACATGAACAAATACACATGCACTTATACGTTATGTAATTGTAAAAAAATAATTGAAAGATAATTTTTGTTACAACACACAGTTTAAATTTAGCAGTAACAAAGTTTCAGCAACATACAATTGAAATGATAACATATAACATTATAGTTAATAATTAACAACATAGTTATGTGGTTCCAATTAATTATTTTAACACTATAATAGAAATTTTACTCGTTAATACTGTAATACAATAGAAATAAATTTAAAAAAGTACAAATGTTTGTTATAAAAGAACCTAAAGTTTAAGTAGTGGAACTCCACTATTTTAAGAATTCAGGCGCACACCCACATGGGTCGTTTAATCGATGATCACCGCCCTCATATATAGTGTTTACTTTATCCGCTCCACTATTTCGCTTTTTTGATCGTAAAATTTCTCATTTTGTCTCTTCCCCTCACATGCAAGTTGTATCCCCAATTTCTCTTTCACATCAACCTTCCATATCCCGCAAAAACCGGCACATGCCGCTGCCACACTTTGTATTTTTAAATATTCGGAGATTATCAAGACTATGGTGAGGATACCGTTCCTGGTATCTTGTCTAGAGATGAATTTCATTGCATTCTGCACCGATGCCCTACCTAAAACGACTTTTGTAAGTGCTGGATAAGCTGCGGCCCCCTTGTGTGTTGTGCCCTTGAGACCTGAGTAGTGCCAGGGGCCGGCTATCTGGAAAAGCATGGAATAGCGGCGCATATCGTGGGAAAAAATGAACAATTCCACTTCGATCATCTGCCCCTATCACATATAAAGAATCGCCTCTCATATACAAGGCTTCTTTTGGTATGGAGCCGGGTCCATGGAAGAGGTCAATCTTGACGATCCATTGCGGGGGAACAGTTAGATCGCCCGGTGTCTATGGGAGGCCAATATGAGTGCTCACGTTTTGACATGTTGTGTCTGCTATACTCTCCTGGCGAATATTAATGAGAGACGTTCGGTAACCAAATCCTCCCGTGTCATTGAATATTACGATCTTTGCTTGGATCGCAGCCGCCTTAGGTATGAGAAGCAAAGCAAGAGCAAATAGACAATATATTTTCCCCTGCATAAAAGTTATAGCAAAAAAACTCAGTCCACAACTAAAAATGTTACAACATCTTAACTGTGGTGTTACCTCCATCATAGTAAACCAAGATGACAAAACAATAATTATAGAATGGAGGAAGTACGCACATTCAAATATGAATTCAACAACATAATTTTGGGTGACAATTTGTGCTCTTTTTTCTTAGTTATTTACTTTACGATACCGATAAGCTGTGCTTCGTGGAACAAAAGCAAAGACGCGCTGAAGGTTCTGCTGGTACTCATAGTGAACAAAAGCTTCATGCCAAACACTCCTATGTTACTCACTCTTCCGGGTCAAACTTTGACTGTGAATTTATATGCCATAGAAAGTATACTATTGGATTTGCACCGGAAAGATGCTCACCACGCTGAACTGGCCAAGGCATTCCCGGCGGATCCAGAGCCGGGCGGAGGCCGATGTGACCAGGTCCGGTGTTGGGCGATGACGGTGGCGGACTGTGGAGGGAGCGACAGTGGTCTATGGCCTGCGaaaggagcggcggcggcgactcgtGGAAGGAGCGGTGGCGGGGCATGCTTGCCGGCTGCGGAAGGAGTATTGGGACTAGCCCGTGCGAGGGGATGGTCTGGGCGGCACGATGAAAGAAAATTGAGGGCTTTTTTGCTTTAAACCCAACCCGTTGTGCCATGTAAGCAAAAAAGGGACTCATATGTCATAAACCCGCTTAAAAGAGTCTAATCCGCCGATCTGTAATTTTTGCAAAAATATTACGCAAGATATGGTGTCTTCTGCAACAAAAATGTAGCTTAGTGTTTTCTGTTGACCAAACCTTTAAAGCGGTGGCTTCCTACAATTTACTCCTACATAGGCTAACACGCCAGATAATAAGCTACATGGAGCTCCGCCTCCAAAGAGCATTTCTCTACTAGATATAGATAGTAGCAATAGCATTGTTTCAGTCATGGTGCCATTGTAGTGAGGTTAATTACATCTAACAGTCCCGATGGGCAATCAATCTATTATATCATTATTAAGACAATAGGCAAACAAGCCATCACGTTCATCCACACAGATTAAATTATCTAGGCCATTAATGTTTCGATATAAACGGCTGAGATTTTAAGATATTACGTTACATACAAAAACCATGTAGTACATTTTTTGAATCGAATATATACCTATGTAGTTTctttttcgaaaagggggatctccccggcctctgcatcagattgatgcatacggccattttaTTAACCAAGATAAAAGGTTCCAACAAGGTCTCAAAGTCTCCTACTGGAAAAAGTGAAAAAAAAGCTCACACAGAGCCAAAATGTGCTAGAAACACAGACTAGCCAAATAAAGgacgccacaaccggctggctaaagagagataggtaaactaattgcctatcctattacatgaccgccatccaaaccggttgaagatatcccgagctaccatctcccagtggatagatccagtaaccaaatgctccctggcctccatcggagtgagtagcgaccacgaACGGATCAATGCCGTGGCTcagaaaataacctgcaaaaaatgaatacgTGATGTTCTGTTAAAAACTAAATCATTTCTGCAATTCCAGATAGTCCACAGCAAAGTGCATACTCCAACACGAATATGTCTCGCTAAGTCAGGCTCAATCCCATTAAGCCATGTCCCAAATAACGTGTTGACAGAATtcggtggagtaatattaaaGGCAATGTGGACCGTCCGCCAAAGAACTTTGGCTAACGGGCAATCAAGAAAAAGGTGCTTGATCGTCTCATCCCAATCacagaaactacacctagtagaTCCTGTCAAATTACGCTTTATCAAGTTGTCCTTGGTTAAAATAActtgtttatggacaaaccacataaacacttttattttcaatggaactttgacagcccaaacatgCTTGGAGGTAGGAATGAAGCTCGAACTGATAACATcaatatacattgatttaacTGTGAATACTCCAGACCTAGTAAGCTTCCAGCGTAATTCATCGGGTTGTTGAGAAAGCTGGACCTCCATCAGTCTCCTACTAGATGGAGCCATGCTTCCCAACGATTGCCCGCCAGCGACCGTCTGAATTGGATATTAAGGGGGATAAATTGAAATACCGTTGCAACGAACacctcacgtcgttgaacaatacGATATAAAGACGGGTATTGAATGGCCAAGGGAGTCTCtccgagccaagtatcctcccagaaacGTGTACTAGCACCGTTGCCAATATTAAACTTTGTCCTATTAAACAAGGATTGTTTGACTTTCATCAGTCCTTTCCAGAAAGGCGAGTCGGTCGGCCTGACTGTCACTTGGGACAAAGTTTTGGTCTGAAGGTACTTACTACGAAGGATTTGCACCCACGTGGCATCGGTCTCATTGGACAGCTTCCAAAACCACTTACTGAGAAGGCATCTGTTCTTAACTTCAAGATTCTCAACaccaagacccccttggtctttcggtctacagatgatatcccatttAGCTAGCCGGTATTTTCTTTTTAGCTCATCACCCTGCCAAAAGAAACGCGACTGATAGAAGTCGAGTCTTTTCCTGACTCCAACTGGGACTTCAAAGAACgataagagaaacataggcatactcgtgagcaccgAATTTATCAGACGCCgtatgacatgagcttgcccttccagcaactcagcTTCTTTTCAAATCGGTCttcgatgcacttccattctctgtTTGTCAGCTTACGGTGGTGGATTGGTATACCTAGGTAAGAGAAGGGTAAAGCCCCCAAATCGCACCCgaacaattgcctataagcctcttgttcatccttggctctaccaaagcagaacaactcgCTCTTGTGAAAGTTCatctttaacccggtcaattgttcgaaaagacataacaccagcttcatatttctcggcgtggccaagtcatgctccataaagatgattgtatcatcagcgtactgaaggatggatacacctccatcaataagatgaggtaccaagccacctacttgaccattctccttagcccttcctatcaAAATTGCTAACATATCAACCACAATGTTAAACAGGATAGGGGACATCGGATCTCCTTGTCTTTGGCCTTTATGTGTCTGGAAGTAATGACCAatatcgtcattcactttaattccaacactccctttttgcgtaaaCGATTCAACCTGGCGGCGTCAGGCGtcatcaaaacctttcatacgcaaTGCCTGTTGGAGGAATGTCCATTTGACTTTATCatacgctttctcgaaatccaccttaaAAACTACTCCATCTAACTTTTTTGAAtggatttcatggagcgtttcatgaaggacgaccaccccttcgaggatgtttctgtccggcatgaaagcTGTTTGGGAGTgttgcaccacagaatgcgcaatctgtgtgagcctattagtcccgaccttggtgaaaattttgaaactaacATTGAGAAGACAGATCGGCCTGAACTGCTCTATTCGCACAACATCCGTTTTCTTAGGAAGCAGTGTGATTGTTCCAAAATTCAAGTGAAACAAGTGAAGCTGTCCAGAGAACAGATCATGAAACATAGGTAACAAATCCCCCTTAATAATGTGCCAGCACTTTTTCCAGAACTCGACCGGGAGCCTTATTGTTTTTCATCTGTGCAATAGTATCAAACACCTCCTTCTCTGAGAACGGGGCAACCAGAATATCATTATCAGCAGCCGATATTTGAGGCACATCCTCAGTCCTGGACTCATCTAGGGACACACAACTATCCTCCGGAGGTCCAAATAACTGCTTGTAATACTCGGTTATATAAGTTTTTAGGTTGTCCTGTCCTAAAATAGTTCCTTTATCTTGCTCAAGCTGAAAGATCCTCTTCTTTCTGTGCTTACCATTAGCAATCAAGTGAAAGAATTGAGTATTCGCGTCCCCTTGTACCACTTTGCGGACCTTAGCCCGCAATGCCCACTTCAATTCTTCTTCGCGAAGAAGTTCTTTCAACCTCTTCTCTGCCTCAGTTTTAGCCTGAAGCTCTGTTGGCTGCAAAATCGTGGATTCAGCCTTGATATCTAGGGTCTGAATAAGAGAAAGGAGCCTGTCCTTTTCAATCTTATACACCCCACTAAGGTGCTTAGCCCACCCCCGTAAGAAACTTCTCAAATACCTAATCTTATTCTGCCAACGCTCGACCGAAGTCCTACCTCCTGCACCCTTAGCCCATTCCCTGGCAATCAGGTCCAAGAAACC
The sequence above is a segment of the Aegilops tauschii subsp. strangulata cultivar AL8/78 chromosome 6, Aet v6.0, whole genome shotgun sequence genome. Coding sequences within it:
- the LOC141025681 gene encoding uncharacterized protein — translated: MGDLAVKFRVRSKADGFNWALVAVYGAAQPELKPEFLADLVRICGSEQLPILVGGDFNIIRRREEKNNANFDGRWSFLFNTIIECLDLREIELSGRKFTWANAMPNPTYEKLDRVLASVEWEQKFPLVTVQALSRGISDHTPLFVDSGEPNHVGNKNTFSFEMAWFEREGFLDLIAREWAKGAGGRTSVERWQNKIRYLRSFLRGWAKHLSGVYKIEKDRLLSLIQTLDIKAESTILQPTELQAKTEAEKRLKELLREEELKWALRAKVRKVVQGDANTQFFHLIANGKHRKKRIFQLEQDKGTILGQDNLKTYITEYYKQLFGPPEDSCVSLDESRTEDVPQISAADNDILVAPFSEKEVFDTIAQMKNNKAPGRVLEKVLAHY